Genomic window (Mycobacteriales bacterium):
CGCTTGAAGTTCGGGTCGACGTCGCCGGCGTTGCTGATCCGGCCGGCGGCGCCCTCCTCCGGCTCGATCGTCGTGCCGGTGAACACCTGCGGCGCCGGGTGCGCGCTGCCGCTGTCGTCCACCGGCTCGGCGGGGGTGCGCTGCGTGGACCGGCTGGAGCCCGGCTCGCCGCGCTGCGAGCCGCGGGGGCGGAGTCGGAAGGCCATGCGGGGAACCGTACCGCGCGCGCGGCGCGTTCCGGCGTCAGCCGCCCGCGGCGCTCCGGACGATCCGTTCGGCGACGTCGCGGAGCTTGACGTTCTCCCGCTGCGACGCCTGCCGGAGCAGGTCGAACGCGTCCTCCGGGGTGCAGTGCTTCCCGGCCACGAGGATGCCCTTCGCCTGCTCGATCACCGCGCGCGACGCCATCGCCGTCTCGAGCTGGCGGACCAGCTCGCGGCTGGCGTCGTAGACGCGCACGTTGTGCAACGTCACCGCGACCTGGACCGCGAGCGGGCGCGCCACCGCGAACGCCGCCTCGTCGAACGCGCCCGGCTCGGTGCCGTAGAGGTTGATCGCGCCGACGACCTCACCGGCCGCGACCAGCGGGATGCCCGCGGCGGAGACGACGCCGCTCGCGCGGAGCACGTCGCCGATGCCGGGCCAGCGGGCGTCCGCCTCGTCCGGGTCGGCGACCGCCTGCTCCTCGGCGGTGTGGAGCGCGTCGAGGCAGGGGCCGCACTCGTGCGCGTACTCCCACTCGTCGATGGCGCGCGCGCCGTCGCTGGTGGAGGCGGCGGTGGAGGGGCGTGACCCGCGGAGCAGCGTCACGCTCGCGTCGGTGCAGCCGGGAACGGCGTCGCGGCAGGTCCGCGCGAGCCGCGCCAGGGCGTCCTCGAGGGGCTCCTGGGCGTCGATGAGCGCGAGCAGCAGCCGTGGGTCCTCGGCGCCGCCCGGCTCGTCCGCCATGCCCGCGACACTACTCCGGGCCCGCGGCCGTGGGGGGGGGGGGGGGG
Coding sequences:
- a CDS encoding GAF and ANTAR domain-containing protein, with the translated sequence MADEPGGAEDPRLLLALIDAQEPLEDALARLARTCRDAVPGCTDASVTLLRGSRPSTAASTSDGARAIDEWEYAHECGPCLDALHTAEEQAVADPDEADARWPGIGDVLRASGVVSAAGIPLVAAGEVVGAINLYGTEPGAFDEAAFAVARPLAVQVAVTLHNVRVYDASRELVRQLETAMASRAVIEQAKGILVAGKHCTPEDAFDLLRQASQRENVKLRDVAERIVRSAAGG